From Sphingobacterium bambusae:
TGACAGAAATAGCCGATAGTGAAGGAAACCGGATAGCCCTAAAGCAAAGCCTCCGTGATTAAAGGCAGCTACAATAGCGCATTACAATTTCCTTCGTTTGTTCTTTCGACGTTTTTTCATGTTGTTTGCGAATTGCTGCTCCTGCTGATCCTCGTAATCTGAACCGGACAAAAGCGCCTCAAAAAGTCCAAAAGCAGTGTCAGCAGTCGAATCACGGAATGGATCCTTAGGGTTAAAGTCGGCTGACTCCCTCGTGCTTACCTTACCAAGGGTTTCATTTCCTTTATTATCAGCATCCTTCTTTCGGTCGCTATACAGTTTTTCGTTTCCCGTTGCATTCCCCCAGAGTTCATTAAAAATATTGGCCGAGTAGTCCCGTTCGAGCCGGGAGCCATTAAAAACAGTCTTTAAGCGGTGGTCTACGAAGGTAATCCCATAAATCCTTCCTGACTCATTTCTTCGAAGGACAAGATCGACGCCCTGCTGTGCTAATGCGGATCTATAGGAGGCTTCATTTCCTTTTAGGTGTAAAGCTCCACGCAGTACTCTACGCAAGCTATCTTTCGCTTGGTAATCACTTAGAGAGATTTGGCTTTCCTTGATCCTCTTCTCGATAGCATCTAAACTCGCATAGTCACCGAAAACGGACGATTTCAGCGGAGGCCCCTGCTTCTCTCCCACTTCATCCAGCCCCACATACTGAACCCTAGCATGAACCTGTCCATTTATATGGCTATCCACCAGCTCTGCGGTCACATTGAATAAAGAAAGTAGCGTATTAAATTCTTTGAAAGTTTGAAAGCGATATTGCGGTATCAAGACTCCAAGTACCGAAGAAATTTGGCTTGTGATATTCCCCGTCTGGTAATCCACCGGCTTTGCAACTTTCAGCGATGCACGAGGAGCCTTATCCGCAACCTGCTGATCCCAGCCAAATCGTCGTTTGATCACTTCACACAGCTCCATCGAGCGGCGCTTTTCAAACTTGTCCGATATTTTCCGTCCATTTTCATCTACGCAGGTTGATACGATATGAATATGTGTCCTTGCTATATCACGATGCTTAAAAACAATGTATGGCTGCTGCCCATAACCCATTCCTTCCATATACTGCTTGGCCAGCTCGCAAAACTGCTCATCACTGACCGCAAATCGAGGATCAGGATTGAGCGAAATATGCAGCGCATACTTCTTGGTTTTCCGGTTAGCGGCTAGATAAGGATCAAAAGAGCGCATCAGTTGCGGGACAGTATGTTTACCATCCCGCGTTTCGATGATCTTGTTTAGCAGTAATATCTCCGCTTTTCCCTGATCAACTTTTTGCTGATTATAGCGCAGGGCAGCATACAACTTATCACTTCGAGCTATTTTAGCGATCATCTGATCTGTTGATTAAAGGATACTTCTTTTCAAACTCATCGATCAGCGCAATAATTTGCTGACATAAAGCTGCCAGCTGCGCAGTTTGCTTTTCGAGTTTATAGAGGCGCGCTGCTGCTTTTTTCTCGGAGAAAGTCGTGTAAAGTATCTTTACAATCTGGTTATAGTTCACACCAATCGCGCGAAACTGATTGTAAAAACTCGTCAGCCGCATATAAAAATCGACCGTTCCCTTATCGATCTTCACCATCCGCAGCTCTCGGGAGAACAGCCAAGAGACAATAAAATTCGCTTTATTCGGCGCACCCGACTTCTCAAACATGGCCAAGAACTTCACATTTTCCTTATCAGTCAGCCGAAATACATAACGGTGCAAGGCCGGATTATCCGTCAGCTTCCTTCCCTTATTGGTTGACATTTTCTTTGCATTAATTTCCATATAGCTATCCTTTCATCATTTATAAAAACCCTGACTTTGGAAGGTTTTTAGCCCCGCTCAGGGCAAGTGGTCTTGAGGCACCAAAAGTATTTTGAGTGCCTCAAGACACAACTTGCCAGTGTTCAAGGGAACACTACTGTCCGCCCGCCCGAAAAAGCGGAAGCGGATAAAAATGAACTATCTAGAAACTCGTACAGGCCGCCCAAGCGCAAGCGGGGCTAGAGACCTGCTCGCACAAACCTTCCAACTCTACTAAATACAAAGTAAGCGCATGGCTAGTCTTAATTCGAGTAAACCAAAAGGCCATAACGGGTCCGCACAAGTCAAACTAGGACATGAAGACAAATCCCCCAAAATCAAATCCTTTCTTTGTTTAAAAGCAACATAGTAAACAGTATAGCAAATAAGAACACAGAAAAACCAAATGGTAAATCGTAGAAATAGTAAAAAATAAAAGCATTAGGTTTTAAAAGCATAAAAATGCTAAAGCATAAAAGCGGGCAAGTAACCTGCAGACCTGCACTACACAAATTTGTAAAGCTAACTAGCCATACAAGCAAATGAGCAGTAAAGCATGAAGATAATTAACAGGTAAAACATATAGAAAAGAATAAAAGCGCACACTTTACCTGCTAAACAATAACAAATACAACAAAGCACATAACAAGCATGGAAACAAGAAAAGAACCTTTAAAGATCAGCATCTCCACGCAAAAAGGAGGCGTTGGTAAATCCACGATGACAAGCCTGCTAGCGAGCGTACTGCATTACCGAATGGGATACAATGTTCTGGTCATCGATTGTGACTTTCCGCAGCACAGCCTAAACAACATGCGGGAGCGAGATCGCGTTAATATTATGCAAAATCCGTATCACAAAAAGATGGCGATGAAGCAGTTTCAGGCAATCAACAAAAAAGCCTATCCCATTATCCGCTCCAAGGCCGAGCGAGCGCTAAAAGACACCGCTGAGCAAATTGCTAAAAGCAGTCCGCAGCCCGATATCATCTTTTTTGATCTTCCAGGCACCGCCAATACCAAGGGCGTACTGACTACCTTAAAATCGATGGACTACATCTTCTCCCCGGTTACAGCGGATCGATTGGTACTGGAAAGCACGCTCGGGTTCACCAAAGCTTTTATGGGATTGCCCTCTAGCGAGCAAGAGGGTAAGGAGCAACAGATATGGCTATTTTGGAACCAAGTAGACGGCAGAGAGAAGACCGGCCTATACGAAGCTTACCAAATTGTCATCGAGCGGCTGGATCTTTCGCTCATGAAAAGCAGAATAATGGATAGCAAACGTTTTCGTAAGGAAACCGAAGCTACGGGCAGTTACGTCTTTCGATCGAGCCTGCTTCCTGCAGAGGCTCACCTGTTGCGCGCAACGCGGCTAGATTTGTTTATCGAAGAATTTCTAAGAATCACTAAACTATAACTTGACAAGTATGGCGAGAGAAAATAATAGCAATAAGGATAAGCAAAACGATGTAGATGAAGAATATCTCATGAACATTATCAGTGGAGAACAGCCTCCAACTACGGAGCCAGAAATGGAAAAGGTACCAAAGACAAAAGCTCCAAAAGTAAAATCGGAGCATCAAAAGTCAAAACCCAACTATCAGGAAACATTTTTGGTCAACCGGTTTCCATCCGGCCGTAACGGTAAAGTTGTCTATATCCGCGCAGAATACCACGAGCGATTATTGCGTATCGTGCAGTTAAGAAGCGACGATAGAACGACACTTTATTCCTATATCGACAATATATTGCAGCAGCACTTTATCGATTACGGCGAAGATATTACCAGTTACTTTAATGAACACTTTAAACCCATCTTGTAATCATGCAGACATTAATCACATGCTGTCTTTGCTTGATAATCTTGCTACTGCTATCCGAAAAATTCGAAATTTGGCGCAAGACAAGCAAAAACAACACTCCAGCGAAAAATAGAAACCCCTTACCTGAGATCATAGGTCGACCCAAGGATAATTTTATCACGCAAGCAGAACATTCCGTCAAGAATCTACAGCCCCTACCAACCTATAAAGTAGAAGACCTCGACATTGAGCCTGATGAAAACGAAGCGACCAGCTTTCGCACCGTTGAGAGTGAAGTAAAT
This genomic window contains:
- a CDS encoding DUF3408 domain-containing protein yields the protein MARENNSNKDKQNDVDEEYLMNIISGEQPPTTEPEMEKVPKTKAPKVKSEHQKSKPNYQETFLVNRFPSGRNGKVVYIRAEYHERLLRIVQLRSDDRTTLYSYIDNILQQHFIDYGEDITSYFNEHFKPIL
- the mobA gene encoding conjugal transfer protein MobA; this translates as MEINAKKMSTNKGRKLTDNPALHRYVFRLTDKENVKFLAMFEKSGAPNKANFIVSWLFSRELRMVKIDKGTVDFYMRLTSFYNQFRAIGVNYNQIVKILYTTFSEKKAAARLYKLEKQTAQLAALCQQIIALIDEFEKKYPLINRSDDR
- the mobB gene encoding conjugal transfer protein MobB; its protein translation is MIAKIARSDKLYAALRYNQQKVDQGKAEILLLNKIIETRDGKHTVPQLMRSFDPYLAANRKTKKYALHISLNPDPRFAVSDEQFCELAKQYMEGMGYGQQPYIVFKHRDIARTHIHIVSTCVDENGRKISDKFEKRRSMELCEVIKRRFGWDQQVADKAPRASLKVAKPVDYQTGNITSQISSVLGVLIPQYRFQTFKEFNTLLSLFNVTAELVDSHINGQVHARVQYVGLDEVGEKQGPPLKSSVFGDYASLDAIEKRIKESQISLSDYQAKDSLRRVLRGALHLKGNEASYRSALAQQGVDLVLRRNESGRIYGITFVDHRLKTVFNGSRLERDYSANIFNELWGNATGNEKLYSDRKKDADNKGNETLGKVSTRESADFNPKDPFRDSTADTAFGLFEALLSGSDYEDQQEQQFANNMKKRRKNKRRKL
- a CDS encoding ParA family protein codes for the protein METRKEPLKISISTQKGGVGKSTMTSLLASVLHYRMGYNVLVIDCDFPQHSLNNMRERDRVNIMQNPYHKKMAMKQFQAINKKAYPIIRSKAERALKDTAEQIAKSSPQPDIIFFDLPGTANTKGVLTTLKSMDYIFSPVTADRLVLESTLGFTKAFMGLPSSEQEGKEQQIWLFWNQVDGREKTGLYEAYQIVIERLDLSLMKSRIMDSKRFRKETEATGSYVFRSSLLPAEAHLLRATRLDLFIEEFLRITKL